One window of Enterobacter sp. RHBSTW-00175 genomic DNA carries:
- a CDS encoding ShlB/FhaC/HecB family hemolysin secretion/activation protein gives MLSAHAAEPNNQFIIQQQRQKALEQQLTPPVPDVRLSEPSSSFGRIDFPTETPCFPIQRVELSGQDALPHWLPLQRLADQAQGRCLGGKGINLLMSTMQNRIVDHGWITTRVLAPSQDLKSGTLKLAIVPGYVRHVTLTKESDDYIQLYSAFPAHEGNLLDLRDIEQGLENLQRLPTVEASMEILPGEKPGESDVVITRKQSKMWRLGLSLDDAGTETTGRYQGGVTLSLDNPFSLSDLLYVSASHDLNDKSGKGSKNYTAHYSVPFGYWMLGVTGSDYDYHQTIAGLNGDYRYSGKSKNLDVQLSRVLHRSGSQKTTFTYDVLARETRNYIDDTEVGVQRRQTAGWRVGLEHRHYIGQATLDAGISYQRGTRWFGAQPAPEEFTGDATALSKITQLSAQLDLPFEIGSQNFRYNVQYQRQISNTPLTPQDQFAIGNRWTVRGFDGERTLNASHGWYVRNDLAWSTPLPNQELYLGADYGEVGGYSSDYLIGKHLAGGVVGLRGSAFNTGYDLFAGTPFSKPDGFTTSNLTLGFNLNWSW, from the coding sequence ATGCTCTCTGCCCATGCTGCTGAGCCGAATAACCAGTTTATTATTCAGCAGCAACGTCAGAAAGCACTTGAGCAGCAACTGACGCCGCCCGTCCCGGATGTGCGTCTTTCGGAGCCATCATCAAGCTTTGGCAGGATTGATTTCCCCACCGAAACGCCCTGCTTCCCTATTCAGCGCGTAGAGCTGAGCGGCCAGGATGCCCTTCCCCACTGGCTGCCGTTGCAGCGCCTTGCCGATCAGGCTCAGGGCCGTTGTCTTGGCGGCAAAGGCATTAACCTGCTGATGAGTACGATGCAAAACCGCATTGTCGATCACGGCTGGATAACCACCCGCGTTCTCGCACCCTCTCAGGATTTAAAAAGCGGCACACTGAAGCTGGCGATTGTCCCGGGCTATGTTCGCCACGTGACGCTCACCAAAGAGAGCGACGATTACATCCAGCTTTACAGCGCCTTCCCTGCTCACGAGGGAAATCTGCTGGATCTGCGAGACATTGAGCAGGGGCTGGAGAATTTACAGCGCTTGCCCACCGTGGAAGCCAGCATGGAGATCCTGCCCGGTGAAAAACCCGGCGAGAGCGATGTGGTGATCACCCGTAAGCAGAGCAAGATGTGGCGTCTTGGGCTGTCGCTGGACGACGCAGGAACCGAAACCACCGGGCGCTACCAGGGCGGTGTAACCTTGTCCCTGGATAACCCCTTCTCCCTGAGCGATCTGCTGTATGTCTCCGCCAGCCACGACCTTAACGACAAAAGCGGCAAGGGCAGCAAAAACTACACCGCGCACTACTCGGTGCCGTTTGGCTACTGGATGCTGGGGGTTACCGGCAGTGACTACGACTACCACCAGACCATCGCCGGGCTGAACGGGGATTACCGCTACAGCGGCAAAAGCAAAAACCTCGACGTGCAGCTAAGCCGCGTTCTGCATCGCAGCGGCTCGCAAAAAACCACCTTCACGTACGACGTGCTCGCGCGCGAAACACGCAACTACATCGACGACACCGAAGTGGGCGTGCAGCGACGTCAGACGGCGGGCTGGCGCGTGGGGCTGGAACATCGCCACTACATCGGCCAGGCCACGCTGGACGCGGGCATCAGCTACCAGCGTGGTACGCGCTGGTTTGGCGCGCAGCCTGCCCCGGAAGAATTTACCGGCGATGCCACCGCCCTGAGCAAAATTACCCAGTTGAGCGCCCAGCTCGATCTGCCGTTTGAAATTGGCTCACAGAACTTCCGCTACAACGTGCAGTACCAGCGCCAAATCAGCAACACGCCGCTGACGCCGCAGGATCAGTTTGCCATCGGTAACCGCTGGACGGTGCGCGGCTTTGACGGGGAACGCACCCTGAATGCCAGCCACGGCTGGTACGTGCGTAACGACCTGGCCTGGAGCACACCGCTGCCAAACCAGGAGCTTTATCTCGGCGCGGATTACGGTGAAGTGGGCGGTTACAGCTCGGACTACCTGATTGGCAAACATCTGGCGGGCGGCGTGGTGGGGCTGCGCGGCAGCGCCTTCAACACCGGGTATGACCTGTTTGCCGGCACGCCGTTCTCGAAGCCGGATGGGTTCACCACCAGCAACCTTACCCTCGGTTTTAACCTCAACTGGAGCTGGTGA
- a CDS encoding TolC family outer membrane protein, producing MRKRMPRWWLSCCLFSVPVLPAQAVVINAEQLSAEQELPSLEGRVALPTSKTPPGVLNLDDAVVRAVSWHPAISEAVGKLFQQSEQVDVAKSKYYPQVNAGMDSGYTHNGGDSGFTPSLVLSLSQMLYDFGKVASQVRAENAGVAQQQANVLVSIDTIAHDTATAMVQVQTWQQMVETAREQLDALNAIGKLTRQRNDEGATSLSDVVQTDARVEGARAQLMQYQANLDSSRATLMSNLSWNTLGAISNDFPDRMKRSCDIAEPDDRLVPAVLAAWAQANIAQANLDYANAQMTPTVSLEPEVRHYLNDNYAGHGSLDRTQYSAWVKVEMPLYQGGGLTARRNAAGHAVEAAQSTIQRTRLDVRQKLLESRSQVMSLLSTLQIQSRQESLSVRTRELYQQQYLELGSRPLLDVLNAEQEVYQARFTQQQTLGQLHQLQLNCLYNTGRMRHAFSLDNRTIQSVEIQP from the coding sequence ATGAGAAAAAGAATGCCTCGCTGGTGGCTCTCGTGCTGCCTGTTTTCTGTACCCGTGTTGCCTGCTCAGGCGGTTGTGATTAATGCCGAACAGCTGAGTGCTGAGCAGGAACTTCCCTCTCTTGAAGGCCGCGTTGCACTTCCGACCAGCAAAACACCGCCGGGCGTATTAAACCTGGATGACGCCGTCGTCCGCGCCGTGAGCTGGCATCCGGCCATCAGCGAAGCGGTGGGAAAACTCTTCCAGCAATCAGAACAGGTCGATGTCGCCAAATCGAAATACTATCCGCAGGTTAACGCCGGGATGGATAGCGGCTACACGCATAATGGCGGCGACTCCGGTTTTACCCCTTCACTGGTGCTCTCGCTTTCGCAAATGCTGTATGACTTCGGCAAAGTGGCAAGCCAGGTGCGCGCCGAAAACGCTGGCGTCGCACAACAGCAGGCCAATGTGCTGGTCAGTATCGATACCATTGCCCACGACACGGCCACCGCCATGGTGCAGGTTCAGACCTGGCAACAGATGGTTGAAACCGCCAGAGAGCAGCTTGATGCCCTGAACGCAATCGGCAAGCTCACCCGCCAGCGTAACGACGAAGGGGCGACGTCGCTCTCAGACGTAGTACAAACCGATGCCCGTGTTGAAGGCGCACGCGCACAGTTAATGCAGTATCAGGCCAACCTGGACAGCTCGCGCGCCACGCTGATGAGCAACCTCAGCTGGAATACACTGGGCGCAATCAGCAATGATTTCCCGGACCGAATGAAACGCAGCTGCGACATCGCTGAGCCAGACGACCGGCTAGTGCCGGCGGTGCTTGCGGCCTGGGCGCAGGCTAATATCGCGCAGGCCAATCTGGACTACGCCAACGCCCAGATGACCCCGACCGTCTCGCTGGAGCCGGAAGTTCGCCACTATCTGAATGACAACTATGCGGGACACGGTTCACTGGATCGCACCCAGTATTCCGCGTGGGTCAAAGTCGAGATGCCGCTCTATCAGGGCGGCGGGTTAACCGCGCGGCGCAATGCAGCCGGACACGCGGTTGAAGCGGCACAGTCTACCATTCAACGCACGCGGCTGGACGTCAGACAAAAACTGCTGGAATCGCGCAGCCAGGTGATGAGCCTGCTCAGCACATTGCAGATCCAGTCCCGCCAGGAATCGCTCAGCGTGCGCACCCGCGAGCTCTACCAGCAACAGTATCTTGAGCTTGGCTCACGCCCGCTGCTGGACGTGCTAAACGCTGAACAAGAGGTCTACCAGGCGCGTTTTACTCAGCAGCAAACGCTCGGCCAGTTGCATCAACTCCAGCTGAACTGCCTGTACAACACGGGCCGTATGCGCCACGCCTTTAGCCTGGATAACCGCACGATCCAGTCTGTGGAGATCCAGCCATGA
- the nudI gene encoding nucleoside triphosphatase NudI: protein MRQRTIVCPIIQNNGAYLLCKMADDRGVFPGQWALSGGGMEPGETMEQALRREIREELGEVLEITDVKPWAFRDDIRVKTYADGSTEEIYMIYLIFDCFSANREVTFNEEFQEIAWVQPESLKALDLNEATRITFAQKGLL from the coding sequence ATGCGTCAACGTACGATTGTCTGTCCGATTATTCAGAACAACGGGGCTTATCTGCTGTGCAAAATGGCCGATGACCGTGGGGTATTCCCCGGCCAGTGGGCGCTTTCCGGTGGCGGGATGGAACCAGGAGAAACCATGGAGCAGGCGCTACGCCGTGAAATTCGCGAAGAGCTGGGCGAAGTGCTGGAGATAACCGACGTGAAGCCCTGGGCCTTTCGCGATGACATCCGCGTGAAAACCTACGCCGACGGCAGCACGGAAGAGATTTACATGATTTACCTGATCTTCGACTGCTTCAGTGCCAACCGTGAAGTAACGTTTAATGAAGAGTTTCAGGAGATAGCCTGGGTACAGCCGGAGTCACTTAAAGCTCTGGATCTGAACGAAGCCACGCGTATCACCTTTGCACAGAAAGGGTTGCTGTAA
- a CDS encoding PLP-dependent aminotransferase family protein produces MSVNKLASSAQGLQSSAIRELLKHSKMAGVISLGGGIPNPALFDHEGLKIAADAVLSQHFGEAFQYGLTEGVPGLREAVQQICIGRGITCKADDVVITSGSQQSLDVLARALINPGDIVVVERPTYLAALQVFGLAQAQFESVGTDGDGMIVDELEALVAKKTIKAVYIVPTFGNPGGVTLSEARRKQLVELSLRYDFVIIEDDPYSEINYTDEVFRPLIAHAKDIGNEENVVYTSTFSKILAPGTRVGWVLVPEWLKRAVVNLKQTTDLHTSTLSQLMTYEYLKTGRLADQIKMIREAYRQKYQTFASELEAELGDVMSFHKPKGGMFLWAKMNNGINTTRWLEKTLSNGVVFVPGEFFYCNEPDHTTLRMSFVTPTDEQLKEAVRRLKISL; encoded by the coding sequence ATGTCTGTTAATAAACTCGCCAGCAGTGCACAAGGCCTGCAATCATCTGCCATCCGTGAATTATTAAAACATAGCAAAATGGCGGGAGTAATTTCGCTGGGCGGTGGTATTCCTAATCCGGCGCTTTTCGATCACGAAGGCCTTAAAATTGCCGCAGATGCCGTTTTATCACAGCATTTTGGTGAGGCCTTTCAGTATGGTCTGACAGAGGGTGTTCCGGGCCTGCGCGAGGCAGTTCAACAGATTTGTATTGGCCGTGGAATTACCTGTAAAGCTGATGATGTGGTTATTACGTCCGGTTCGCAACAATCCCTTGATGTGCTGGCCCGCGCATTAATTAACCCAGGCGATATCGTCGTGGTGGAACGTCCTACTTATCTGGCTGCTTTGCAGGTATTTGGACTGGCGCAGGCGCAATTTGAATCGGTGGGCACTGACGGCGACGGCATGATTGTTGATGAGCTTGAAGCGCTGGTCGCTAAAAAGACCATCAAAGCGGTTTATATTGTCCCGACCTTTGGTAATCCTGGCGGCGTAACGCTGTCTGAAGCTCGTCGTAAACAGCTGGTGGAATTATCTCTGCGTTATGACTTCGTGATTATTGAAGATGACCCGTACAGCGAAATTAATTACACCGACGAAGTCTTCCGCCCGCTGATTGCTCATGCCAAAGATATTGGCAATGAAGAGAACGTGGTTTATACCTCCACCTTCTCTAAAATTCTCGCCCCGGGAACCCGTGTGGGCTGGGTGCTGGTGCCAGAGTGGCTGAAACGCGCGGTGGTGAATCTGAAACAGACTACCGATTTGCACACCAGTACCCTGTCGCAGCTGATGACCTATGAATATCTGAAGACTGGCCGTCTGGCGGATCAAATTAAAATGATCCGTGAAGCCTATCGCCAGAAATATCAGACCTTCGCCAGCGAGCTGGAAGCGGAGCTGGGTGATGTGATGTCATTCCATAAGCCAAAAGGCGGCATGTTCCTGTGGGCGAAAATGAATAACGGCATTAATACGACCCGCTGGCTGGAAAAAACGCTCAGTAACGGCGTAGTATTTGTACCGGGTGAGTTTTTCTATTGCAACGAGCCGGATCATACGACGCTGCGAATGTCGTTTGTTACGCCAACGGATGAGCAGTTGAAAGAGGCCGTACGCCGCCTGAAAATATCACTGTAA
- a CDS encoding HigA family addiction module antitoxin, protein MNNHKDLRIPTGPGDVLLYEYLKPLNMEISDLADMLNVDPNTASALINNKIILTADMASRLAKTFDTSVEFWLNLQQNPDNPR, encoded by the coding sequence ATGAATAACCATAAAGACCTACGTATACCCACCGGACCAGGCGATGTGTTGCTATACGAGTATCTTAAACCGCTTAATATGGAAATCTCCGATCTGGCCGATATGCTGAACGTAGACCCCAATACAGCCAGCGCGCTGATCAACAATAAAATCATTCTTACCGCAGATATGGCTTCCCGTCTCGCAAAGACATTCGACACCAGTGTCGAATTCTGGCTGAACCTACAACAAAATCCTGATAACCCACGGTGA
- a CDS encoding PAAR domain-containing protein gives MGTGYFLVRGDKTTCGGSIIEGCDSHSIHGQATARMGDKYICGADKKTYRIAGGIPNYSIHGVQAAGTAHSRGTCACKCYFINSFTDCIYGYESEAIKSSVSATRPISLIHSESSPTPKPVTPVVEPAEAPTEPQEERELVDAGFCVLPYGATPKAFEPYLFNTPPDGTKELYNQLNPDIKKKPGSIVIIADPERQNPEQIKHLENARDRIDNALEPLSLDEARFLYQNRNLIDMVTSYGSDYGGVISDMSEKYFGEIEKTLTKIHDAYKNQYLTRGTLIGEQFFIERRKLFKELDGILLKIFRNNIGLAQYDDMKKALRLSSSSIIHRWNQTGVNDIEGYATYIEKSAKLAKLMKTFNKVGIGLSALNGMNSIYDACTVGRECEKTTYTEIGKFSGGILVPILLRSATVAASTGCVVVLSYLSAPAGGVGAIACEIVVPALTGFGLSKAGEVSGEIIAEKIYNYSH, from the coding sequence ATGGGTACTGGATATTTTTTAGTGCGTGGTGATAAAACTACTTGTGGTGGCAGTATTATAGAAGGATGTGATTCTCATTCGATACATGGTCAGGCTACAGCACGGATGGGTGATAAGTATATTTGTGGTGCTGATAAAAAAACATATCGTATAGCAGGAGGTATCCCCAATTATTCTATACATGGCGTTCAGGCAGCCGGGACTGCACATAGCAGGGGAACGTGTGCCTGCAAATGCTATTTTATAAATTCTTTTACTGATTGCATTTACGGATATGAATCTGAAGCTATTAAAAGTTCTGTGAGTGCTACCCGGCCCATTTCCCTCATACACTCAGAATCATCACCAACACCAAAACCTGTTACACCAGTAGTAGAACCTGCTGAAGCGCCTACAGAGCCACAGGAAGAACGGGAACTCGTAGATGCAGGATTTTGCGTTCTGCCTTATGGTGCAACGCCAAAAGCTTTTGAACCTTATTTATTCAATACTCCCCCAGATGGTACTAAGGAGTTGTATAATCAATTGAATCCGGATATAAAGAAAAAACCTGGTTCAATAGTTATCATTGCTGATCCTGAACGCCAAAATCCAGAACAAATCAAACATCTGGAAAATGCCAGAGATAGAATTGATAACGCTTTAGAGCCTCTTTCATTAGATGAAGCCAGATTCCTTTATCAAAACAGAAATTTGATAGATATGGTTACTTCATATGGTTCAGATTATGGAGGGGTTATAAGTGATATGTCTGAGAAATATTTTGGTGAAATTGAGAAAACCTTAACTAAAATTCATGATGCATATAAAAACCAATATTTAACTCGTGGAACATTGATAGGGGAACAATTTTTTATTGAACGTAGAAAATTATTTAAGGAATTAGATGGGATACTTTTAAAGATTTTCAGAAACAATATAGGTCTTGCTCAGTATGATGATATGAAAAAAGCCTTAAGGTTATCATCATCTTCGATCATTCATAGATGGAATCAAACTGGCGTTAATGATATTGAAGGTTATGCAACTTATATAGAAAAATCTGCAAAGCTTGCTAAACTTATGAAAACCTTTAATAAAGTAGGCATTGGTTTATCTGCTTTAAATGGAATGAATTCAATCTATGATGCCTGTACTGTTGGAAGGGAGTGTGAAAAAACCACTTATACAGAAATTGGAAAGTTCTCAGGTGGTATACTTGTTCCTATATTATTAAGAAGTGCGACAGTTGCAGCATCTACTGGCTGTGTAGTTGTATTATCATATCTTAGTGCGCCCGCTGGAGGAGTTGGAGCTATTGCTTGTGAAATTGTTGTACCTGCACTTACCGGGTTTGGTCTTAGTAAAGCTGGAGAAGTAAGTGGTGAAATCATAGCTGAAAAAATATATAATTATTCTCATTAA
- a CDS encoding Arm DNA-binding domain-containing protein, with the protein MRLNDSVFGGLRTKESAYYVFRDDGTRGTGRLGIKIFPSGRKSFVYRFQVGGKRQFKTLGDWPHFTLEQATQRYAELAGMAHQARSDAMGKKMRTGTLRELFGAFQAFKSLSGHRSTIGQYGAHLEQLIKLELFTGDESANEITSVQITRKHFDKSFTMRDIRRTFKTLAGMLHFLKTNVIL; encoded by the coding sequence ATGCGGTTAAATGATAGTGTGTTCGGCGGACTACGCACAAAAGAATCTGCTTACTATGTTTTCCGGGATGATGGTACAAGAGGCACCGGACGTTTAGGTATCAAAATTTTCCCTTCAGGACGTAAGTCTTTCGTCTATCGTTTCCAGGTCGGGGGAAAGCGCCAGTTTAAAACGCTGGGAGACTGGCCTCACTTCACGCTCGAACAGGCAACGCAACGTTATGCTGAACTGGCAGGTATGGCGCACCAGGCACGTTCTGATGCGATGGGTAAAAAAATGCGCACCGGAACACTGCGCGAGCTGTTTGGAGCATTTCAGGCGTTTAAATCGCTCTCTGGCCATCGCAGTACAATCGGTCAATACGGCGCACACCTGGAACAGCTAATCAAGCTGGAGCTTTTTACAGGTGATGAATCAGCTAACGAGATCACCTCTGTACAGATCACCCGCAAACATTTTGATAAGTCATTTACGATGAGGGATATACGCCGTACATTTAAAACTTTGGCGGGTATGCTGCATTTTCTGAAAACGAACGTGATATTGTAA
- a CDS encoding HlyD family type I secretion periplasmic adaptor subunit encodes MDDLDNTLDSESGYSGARRIVLWTLLLFIVTGVWAWFGMLDEVSTGTGKVIPSSREQVLQSLDGGILAGLNVHEGDQVQAGQVLARLDPTRSESNVGESAARYRASLASSVRLTAEVNDLPLVFPESLKAWPDLLATETHLYKSRRAQLEDTVRELNSALSLANKELAITERLVKTGAASHVEVLRLQRQKSDLELKLTDVRSQYYVQAREALSKANAEVDMLSAILKGREDSVTRLTVRSPVRGIVKNIKVTTIGGVIPPNGELMEIVPVDDHLLIETRLSPRDIAFIHPGQKALVKITAYDYAIYGGLHGVVETISPDTIQDEAKPEVFYYRVFIRTSQDFLVNKAGRHFSIVPGMIATVDIKTGEKTVLDYMIKPFNRAKEALRER; translated from the coding sequence ATGGACGATCTGGACAATACGCTTGATTCGGAAAGCGGCTATTCCGGCGCGCGACGCATTGTACTGTGGACGCTTCTGCTGTTTATCGTCACCGGCGTGTGGGCATGGTTCGGAATGCTGGATGAAGTCTCTACGGGAACCGGCAAAGTGATCCCAAGCTCTCGCGAACAGGTATTGCAGTCGCTCGATGGCGGAATACTGGCCGGGCTGAACGTGCATGAAGGGGATCAGGTTCAGGCAGGCCAGGTACTGGCAAGGCTCGACCCGACCCGTTCTGAGTCCAACGTGGGGGAAAGTGCCGCCCGCTACCGCGCATCGCTGGCGTCCAGCGTGCGTTTAACCGCAGAAGTTAACGACCTTCCGCTGGTTTTTCCTGAATCATTAAAAGCCTGGCCTGACCTTCTCGCCACCGAAACCCATCTCTACAAATCCCGCCGCGCACAGCTTGAAGACACCGTGCGTGAACTGAACTCGGCCCTGAGTCTGGCGAATAAAGAGCTGGCGATAACGGAGCGTCTGGTAAAAACCGGTGCCGCCAGCCACGTTGAAGTGCTGCGTCTTCAGCGGCAGAAAAGCGACCTGGAACTCAAGCTGACAGACGTGCGTTCGCAGTATTACGTGCAGGCGCGCGAGGCGCTGTCAAAAGCCAATGCCGAAGTGGATATGCTCTCCGCTATTCTTAAAGGACGTGAGGATTCCGTTACCCGCCTGACGGTACGCTCCCCTGTTCGCGGCATTGTGAAAAACATCAAAGTCACGACCATCGGCGGTGTGATCCCGCCAAACGGCGAGCTGATGGAGATTGTCCCGGTGGACGATCATCTGCTGATTGAAACCCGCCTTTCGCCGCGCGACATCGCCTTTATTCATCCCGGGCAAAAAGCACTGGTGAAGATAACCGCCTATGACTACGCCATTTACGGCGGTTTGCACGGGGTGGTGGAAACCATCTCCCCGGACACCATTCAGGACGAAGCCAAACCGGAAGTGTTTTATTACCGGGTGTTTATCCGCACCAGCCAGGATTTTCTGGTGAATAAAGCGGGAAGGCATTTTTCGATTGTGCCAGGGATGATTGCCACGGTGGATATCAAAACCGGCGAAAAAACCGTGCTGGATTATATGATTAAGCCGTTTAACCGGGCGAAAGAGGCGCTGAGAGAGCGGTGA
- a CDS encoding DUF6622 family protein — protein sequence MSELIIGILTHTPVWVWVLFIFLISRGIKARKPAIVTLEKLAIIPAIFLVWDIYDLVIYRQLTLTTVALWIAGIVAGAALGFMLIKSAAITRAAAPRSISRQADYSALPFMMLAFLVKYVLGVMSAISPQTLQQPAMSAFAIVSGGVFAGVFIGKFIRYTSVFLARVPA from the coding sequence ATGTCTGAATTGATTATCGGTATCCTGACCCATACGCCCGTCTGGGTGTGGGTGCTGTTTATTTTTCTGATATCTCGCGGGATTAAAGCCCGTAAACCCGCCATTGTGACGCTCGAAAAACTCGCCATTATTCCTGCGATTTTTCTGGTCTGGGATATTTACGACCTGGTGATTTACCGTCAGCTTACTCTTACCACCGTTGCTCTGTGGATTGCAGGAATAGTGGCGGGCGCAGCGCTCGGCTTCATGCTGATAAAGTCGGCTGCCATTACGCGCGCTGCCGCACCGCGCAGTATTTCCCGACAGGCGGATTATTCGGCGCTACCGTTTATGATGCTGGCGTTTCTGGTGAAATATGTGCTGGGTGTGATGAGCGCCATTTCGCCGCAAACATTGCAACAGCCTGCCATGAGCGCATTCGCCATTGTCTCTGGTGGGGTGTTTGCGGGGGTGTTTATCGGCAAATTTATCCGGTACACGAGCGTTTTTCTCGCCCGCGTACCCGCGTGA
- a CDS encoding type I secretion system permease/ATPase yields the protein MKHTDPSQNEPISDQALAHWAQAFGHVADHYRVACSPGALVADAPWLSGKPMINALTLLAREAGLSFQLLHSTQDAINSWRLPLVVELKEGKIGVIEYFDGEDTLEICFIDSTPQTNRLSLQALLPAIRHVAALRPLAALKDSRVDAYISKYRPDWLYRLVMRDLRPYTWVMLAALFINLLSLSGVVFSMQVYDRVIPAQSYPTLYVLTIGVLIATLFGFVLRIARGHIMDLLGKRADLRVSDRVFGHALRLRNSAVPRSTGSFISQLRELEQIREMVTSSTISTIVDLPFFLLFVVVLAIIAPPLAWIAPVAAVLMVLPGILLQKKLAELAKQSAHESTLRNAVLVESVQGLEDIKLMQAENRFLQQWNSYIQITAESGLRTRELSQGLINWGMTIQSLVYAGVIVFGAPMVIEGSLTTGSVVAASMLASRMIAPMATLCGVLARWQQVKAAKEGLDSIMQLPTENLREDTPIRQDVLRGHYLFDQAQFRYHPEDPRMALRINRLEIKPGESIAILGRNGAGKSTLLQALAGGMELASGELRLDNFSLPHLDVADLRRNVGFMTQNARLFHGTLRENITLGMPRATDEEIVNVLEMCGAASFVQKLPKGLDYPIMENGVGLSGGQRQSILLARMLLRDPNIVLLDEPTASLDEHTEREFIQRLSQWLGNRTLVVATHRVPVLELVERVVVLKEGMLVMDAPKAQALNNSRMQQQANGREWKNENQSA from the coding sequence ATGAAACACACCGACCCATCGCAAAACGAACCGATTTCGGATCAGGCCCTGGCGCACTGGGCCCAGGCATTTGGTCATGTTGCCGATCACTACCGGGTGGCCTGTTCCCCCGGCGCGCTGGTTGCGGACGCCCCGTGGCTCAGCGGCAAACCGATGATAAACGCCCTCACCCTGCTGGCGCGTGAGGCCGGGCTTTCGTTCCAGCTTTTGCACTCCACGCAGGACGCCATCAACAGCTGGCGTTTGCCGCTGGTGGTTGAGCTGAAAGAGGGCAAGATTGGCGTCATTGAATACTTTGACGGCGAAGACACGCTGGAGATCTGTTTTATCGACAGCACGCCGCAAACTAACCGTCTATCCCTTCAGGCGCTGCTGCCCGCCATTCGTCATGTGGCCGCCCTGCGCCCGCTGGCGGCCTTAAAAGACAGCCGCGTGGATGCCTATATTTCGAAGTATCGCCCGGACTGGCTCTACCGACTGGTAATGCGCGACCTGCGCCCCTACACCTGGGTGATGCTGGCTGCCCTCTTTATCAACCTGTTATCCCTTTCTGGCGTGGTCTTTTCGATGCAGGTATATGACCGGGTGATCCCCGCCCAGTCGTACCCCACCCTGTATGTGCTGACGATTGGCGTGCTGATTGCCACCCTGTTTGGCTTTGTGCTGCGTATCGCCCGGGGTCACATTATGGATCTGCTGGGTAAACGCGCCGATTTACGCGTCTCTGACCGGGTCTTCGGCCATGCCCTGCGCCTGCGTAACAGCGCGGTGCCTCGCTCCACCGGCAGCTTTATCTCGCAGCTGCGCGAGCTGGAGCAGATCCGCGAAATGGTCACCTCGTCGACCATTTCCACCATTGTCGACCTGCCCTTCTTTCTGCTGTTTGTGGTGGTGCTGGCAATCATTGCCCCACCGCTGGCGTGGATTGCGCCGGTAGCCGCCGTGCTGATGGTGCTGCCTGGTATTCTGTTGCAGAAAAAGCTGGCGGAGCTGGCGAAACAATCGGCCCATGAATCCACCCTGCGCAATGCGGTACTGGTCGAGAGCGTTCAGGGGCTGGAAGACATCAAGCTGATGCAGGCGGAAAACCGCTTCCTGCAACAGTGGAACAGCTACATCCAGATCACCGCAGAATCTGGCCTGCGCACCCGCGAGCTGAGCCAGGGGCTGATCAACTGGGGGATGACGATCCAGAGCCTGGTCTACGCAGGGGTGATCGTTTTCGGCGCACCGATGGTTATCGAAGGCTCCTTAACCACGGGCTCCGTGGTTGCCGCCTCGATGCTGGCCTCGCGCATGATTGCCCCGATGGCCACCCTGTGCGGCGTGCTGGCGCGCTGGCAGCAGGTGAAAGCCGCCAAAGAGGGCCTGGACAGCATCATGCAGTTGCCCACCGAAAACCTGAGAGAAGACACCCCGATTCGCCAGGATGTGCTGCGCGGGCACTATCTATTCGATCAGGCGCAGTTTCGCTATCACCCGGAAGACCCGCGCATGGCGCTGCGCATCAACCGGCTGGAGATCAAACCCGGTGAGAGCATCGCGATCCTCGGGCGCAACGGCGCGGGCAAATCGACGCTGCTTCAGGCGCTGGCGGGCGGTATGGAGCTGGCCAGCGGCGAGCTGCGTCTGGACAACTTCAGCCTGCCGCATCTGGACGTGGCCGACCTGCGGCGCAACGTGGGCTTTATGACCCAGAATGCGCGGTTATTCCACGGCACGCTGCGCGAGAACATCACGCTCGGGATGCCACGTGCCACCGACGAAGAGATCGTTAATGTGCTGGAGATGTGCGGCGCGGCAAGCTTTGTACAGAAGCTACCAAAGGGGCTGGACTACCCGATCATGGAAAATGGTGTGGGATTGTCCGGCGGCCAGCGGCAATCCATTTTGCTGGCGCGAATGCTCCTGCGCGATCCCAATATCGTCCTGCTCGACGAACCCACTGCCTCTCTTGATGAACATACCGAACGCGAGTTTATTCAGCGCCTGAGTCAGTGGCTGGGCAACCGCACGCTGGTTGTCGCCACACACCGCGTGCCCGTACTGGAACTGGTTGAGCGCGTGGTGGTGCTGAAAGAAGGGATGCTGGTCATGGATGCGCCGAAAGCGCAGGCCCTCAACAACAGCCGAATGCAGCAACAGGCGAACGGACGGGAGTGGAAAAATGAAAACCAGTCAGCATGA